The following are encoded in a window of Diorhabda sublineata isolate icDioSubl1.1 chromosome 5, icDioSubl1.1, whole genome shotgun sequence genomic DNA:
- the LOC130444396 gene encoding uncharacterized protein LOC130444396 produces MSNTRVGLVCYADDAAIIAESENDLQRQLFQFFLVSRQLNMNISISKTKCMTIAKDPLRCKLVVEDNPIERIMHFRYLGIDGISSTHDPVKDLRSQINKTSALSRCLRDNLVQPVHADRVRNPDVKEQYGIQDIVRWGRQRKRQWYNHVRRMEENRLARIVLENNPPGSRPPGRPPKRWKDSWQSTSQEKMQRQLQN; encoded by the exons ATGAGCAACACAAGAGTTGGTTTGGTGTGTTACGCCGATGATGCAGCAATCATCGCCGAATCAGAAAACGACCTACAGAGACAACTCTTCCAGTTCTTCTTGGTAAGCCGCCAACTCAATATGAACATTTCTATCAGCAAAACCAAATGTATGACAATCGCTAAGGATCCGctcagatgtaagcttgtggtggaGGACAATCCCATAGAACGAATTATGCATTTCAGATATCTAGGCATAGACGGCATATCAAGTACCCACGACCCAGTTAAAGACCTAAGAAGCCAGATTAACAAAACATCCGCACTATCACGATGCCTACGAGATAATCTGGTCCAACCCGTACATGC AGACAGAGTAAGAAATCCAGATGTCAAAGAGCAATACGGGATACAAGACATTGTGAGATGGGGAAGACAACGTAAGAGGCAGTGGTACAACCATGTAAGACGGATGGAAGAGAACAGACTCGCGAGAATAGTACTAGAAAACAACCCGCCCGGCTCAAGGCCTCCCGGTAGACCACCTAAAAGGTGGAAAGATAGTTGGCAATCCACCTCTCAGGAAAAGATGCAGAGGCAGCTTCAGAATTAA